In Flavobacteriaceae bacterium, the following proteins share a genomic window:
- a CDS encoding prenyltransferase (UbiA prenyltransferase family catalyzes the transfer of a prenyl group to various acceptors with hydrophobic ring structures in the biosynthesis of respiratory quinones, hemes, chlorophylls, vitamin E, and shikonin), whose product MSLLNLIRWKNLLMIALVQYLIKYALFKPFNVEITLNDFVFTLLVIATLCIAAAGNIINDIYDVETDLINKPNKVIISKTISEKAGLTYFIIFSVIGIGLGFYLSNFIGRSGFSAIFVIISALLYIYATYLKQTFLIGNIIVSALVGMGIIIVGLFELLPAITIQNQQLQLTLFNILLDYALFAFMINLLREIIKDIQDIDGDNKLEMKTLPIVIGRERATKVVFGFSLISLFAIVYYVINYLYKQPVSVGYFIIFIIAPLFYFTIRVFNVETKKELQTLSNLLKLIMLTGILSILLYPFILK is encoded by the coding sequence ATGTCTCTATTAAACCTCATCCGTTGGAAAAACTTATTAATGATTGCATTAGTGCAATATTTAATTAAATATGCTTTATTCAAACCTTTTAATGTTGAAATTACATTAAACGATTTTGTATTTACCCTGCTAGTAATAGCAACATTATGCATTGCAGCAGCAGGAAATATTATTAATGATATTTACGATGTAGAAACAGATTTAATAAATAAACCCAATAAGGTAATCATTAGTAAAACAATTTCGGAAAAAGCAGGACTCACTTATTTTATTATTTTTTCTGTGATCGGTATTGGTTTAGGATTCTATCTTTCTAATTTTATTGGAAGAAGCGGTTTTTCAGCAATATTTGTGATTATTTCTGCATTACTTTATATCTATGCTACTTATTTAAAACAAACATTTTTAATAGGTAATATAATTGTGTCGGCATTAGTAGGAATGGGCATTATAATCGTTGGGTTATTTGAATTATTACCTGCGATTACAATTCAAAATCAGCAATTACAATTAACTCTATTTAACATTTTGTTAGACTATGCCCTATTTGCATTTATGATTAATTTATTACGTGAAATCATTAAAGATATTCAAGACATTGATGGCGACAACAAATTAGAAATGAAAACATTACCAATAGTAATCGGTAGAGAACGTGCAACTAAAGTGGTTTTTGGATTTTCATTAATTTCACTATTTGCAATTGTATATTACGTTATTAATTATTTGTATAAACAGCCTGTTTCTGTAGGTTATTTTATTATTTTTATTATCGCTCCGCTATTCTATTTTACAATTAGGGTTTTTAATGTTGAAACAAAAAAAGAATTGCAAACACTATCTAATCTTTTAAAACTAATAATGCTAACAGGTATTTTATCTATCTTACTTTATCCTTTTATTTTAAAATAA
- a CDS encoding aquaporin Z: MKKLIAEFIGTLWLVLGGCGSAVLAAGYPELGIGFVGVAIAFGLTVVTMAYAIGHISGCHLNPAVSIGLWMGGRFDKKELIPYILSQVLGGIAGAGILYLIVSGKSGFEIGGFAANGYAEHSPDGYSMMSALVTEVVMTFMFLIIILGATHSKAPKGFAGLAIGLGLTLIHLISIPVTNTSVNPARSTSQALFVGDWALDQLWLFWLAPIVGAILAGITYKFMSPEKE; this comes from the coding sequence ATGAAAAAATTAATTGCAGAATTTATAGGAACCTTATGGTTAGTGTTAGGAGGTTGTGGAAGTGCTGTTTTAGCTGCTGGTTATCCTGAGTTAGGAATTGGATTTGTAGGAGTAGCAATTGCATTTGGTTTAACTGTTGTTACAATGGCTTATGCAATAGGCCATATTTCAGGATGTCACTTAAACCCAGCGGTATCTATTGGACTTTGGATGGGAGGGCGTTTCGATAAAAAAGAGCTCATTCCTTATATTCTATCTCAAGTGTTAGGAGGTATTGCAGGTGCAGGAATTTTGTATCTTATTGTTAGCGGGAAATCGGGATTTGAAATTGGAGGCTTTGCAGCTAATGGTTATGCAGAACATTCTCCAGACGGATATAGTATGATGTCTGCTTTAGTAACTGAAGTCGTGATGACTTTTATGTTTTTAATCATCATACTGGGAGCAACACACTCAAAAGCGCCAAAAGGTTTTGCTGGCTTAGCAATAGGCCTAGGATTAACTTTAATACACTTAATAAGCATACCAGTAACAAATACATCTGTAAATCCAGCACGTAGTACAAGTCAAGCCTTATTTGTCGGAGATTGGGCATTAGACCAGTTGTGGCTATTTTGGTTAGCTCCAATAGTTGGTGCTATTTTAGCAGGAATAACTTATAAGTTTATGTCACCTGAAAAAGAATGA
- the maf gene encoding septum formation protein Maf: protein MLNEKLKDYTLVLASGSPRRQQFFKDLGLDFKIILKPVKEEYPKRLRHIEISNYLAQLKSLPFDNSLKDNTILITSDTIVWHNNKALGKPLDHQDAFKMLQSLSGQEHEVITSVCFKTKTTQKTVYATTKVTFKNLTDAEIWYYINTYNPLDKAGAYGIQEWIGQIGVIKIEGSYFNVMGLPVHLVYETLNELVDKS from the coding sequence ATGCTAAACGAAAAATTAAAAGATTATACATTAGTTCTTGCATCTGGTTCACCTAGACGACAACAGTTTTTTAAGGATTTAGGTCTGGATTTTAAAATTATATTAAAACCTGTAAAAGAAGAATACCCAAAACGTTTACGTCATATTGAAATCAGTAATTATTTAGCACAATTAAAATCACTTCCTTTCGATAATAGTTTAAAAGATAATACTATTTTAATTACTAGTGATACCATAGTTTGGCACAATAATAAAGCATTAGGAAAACCTTTAGACCATCAAGATGCATTTAAAATGTTACAATCACTAAGTGGGCAAGAACATGAGGTGATTACTTCGGTTTGTTTTAAAACTAAAACAACTCAAAAAACAGTATATGCAACTACAAAAGTTACTTTTAAAAATTTAACAGATGCTGAAATTTGGTATTATATCAATACTTATAATCCTTTGGATAAAGCCGGGGCTTATGGTATACAGGAATGGATAGGTCAAATTGGTGTCATTAAAATTGAAGGCTCTTATTTTAACGTAATGGGATTGCCTGTACATCTTGTTTACGAAACGTTAAATGAACTTGTAGATAAGTCATAG
- a CDS encoding HAD-IIIA family hydrolase, with translation MAKSYKEYLEQITTFIFDVDGVLTDGTVTIMTSGEMLRKMNIKDGYAIKTAIDKGYNICIISGGSNEGVRNRLKGLGVKDIYLGAHQKIKQYEEYLHIYEINPDSVLYMGDDIPDVPIMKQVILPCCPQDAANEVKTISKYISHKNGGKGAVRDVIEQVLKVQGKWDSNFDAKYD, from the coding sequence ATGGCAAAAAGTTATAAAGAATATTTAGAGCAAATTACAACTTTTATTTTTGATGTAGATGGTGTGCTTACTGATGGTACTGTTACCATTATGACTTCAGGTGAAATGCTACGTAAAATGAATATTAAAGATGGTTACGCTATAAAAACTGCTATTGATAAAGGTTATAACATTTGTATTATTTCTGGAGGCTCTAATGAAGGTGTTCGAAACCGATTAAAGGGCTTAGGTGTTAAAGATATTTATCTCGGGGCACATCAAAAGATTAAACAATATGAGGAATACTTACATATTTATGAAATAAACCCAGATAGTGTATTGTATATGGGTGATGATATTCCTGATGTTCCTATTATGAAACAAGTTATTTTACCATGCTGTCCTCAAGATGCGGCTAATGAAGTAAAAACCATTTCCAAGTATATTTCTCATAAAAATGGTGGAAAAGGAGCTGTTCGTGATGTGATTGAACAAGTACTTAAAGTACAAGGTAAATGGGATAGTAATTTTGATGCAAAGTACGATTGA
- a CDS encoding pseudouridine synthase, with protein sequence MPTHTEHRHFILHKPYGYLSQFIYEGKRKARKRKLGELYNFPDGTMAIGRLDETSEGLLFLTTDGKVSEYIRSKKVEKEYYIQVDGIINAEAIEKLQKGVEIGVDGEKYLTKPCKAHLISSTEHLPIANRHVRDERHGPKSWASITISEGKFRQVRKMTAAVGFPTLRLVRVRIGDIHLNIKTGDVIEVKHF encoded by the coding sequence ATGCCTACACACACCGAACATCGTCATTTTATATTGCATAAACCTTATGGTTATTTAAGTCAATTTATATACGAAGGCAAGCGTAAAGCTCGTAAGAGAAAATTAGGTGAATTATATAATTTCCCTGATGGAACAATGGCAATTGGTCGTTTAGATGAAACTTCTGAAGGCCTACTCTTTTTAACAACTGACGGAAAAGTAAGCGAGTATATTAGAAGTAAAAAGGTAGAAAAAGAATATTATATACAAGTAGATGGTATTATTAATGCAGAAGCTATTGAAAAGCTGCAAAAAGGTGTTGAAATTGGTGTTGATGGTGAAAAATATCTAACCAAACCTTGCAAAGCTCATTTAATTAGTTCTACAGAACATTTACCTATTGCAAACCGGCACGTAAGAGATGAACGTCACGGTCCAAAAAGTTGGGCATCTATAACTATATCCGAAGGCAAATTTAGACAAGTACGTAAAATGACAGCAGCAGTAGGATTCCCCACATTGCGTTTAGTACGGGTTCGTATTGGAGATATTCATTTAAATATTAAAACTGGTGATGTAATAGAAGTAAAACACTTTTAG
- a CDS encoding septum formation inhibitor Maf gives MKTLYYINRVFIASILLLSFNACKNETSKSEVLATNLETSKEIYQEATDLSEEFKKYWYSGEAEITSYNLKQVQYGEPRDGSAVLIYVTEDFLPEKQVKADRQNPNNIPILKLNRTKNFITGIYPYSIMQSTFFPVSNNRHAIKVSSSVQEWCGHQYAQLNNRGKFEIKSHAYFERDADNDLSLDKAILENELWTKLRIDPKSLPIGNLQIIPSLEYFRLTHRPTKAYKAKATLTKGSYTIEYPDLQRTLVISFNEVFPYDVSGWTETSQRRGKTLITTATKKVTIKSPYWGKNSPKDEALREVLQLN, from the coding sequence ATGAAAACGTTATATTATATCAATCGGGTTTTTATTGCTAGTATTCTTTTATTGAGCTTTAATGCTTGTAAAAATGAAACTTCTAAATCTGAGGTTTTAGCAACGAATCTTGAAACCTCAAAAGAAATTTACCAAGAAGCTACTGATCTTTCTGAAGAGTTTAAAAAATATTGGTATTCAGGAGAAGCAGAAATTACTTCTTATAACTTAAAACAAGTACAATATGGAGAGCCAAGAGATGGGAGTGCTGTTTTAATATATGTTACCGAAGATTTTTTACCTGAAAAACAAGTAAAAGCTGATCGCCAAAATCCAAATAATATACCTATTTTAAAATTAAACAGAACTAAAAATTTTATTACTGGTATTTATCCTTATTCAATTATGCAGAGTACTTTTTTCCCTGTTTCAAATAATCGACATGCTATAAAAGTATCAAGTTCTGTACAAGAATGGTGTGGGCACCAATATGCACAATTAAATAATAGAGGTAAATTTGAAATCAAATCACATGCATATTTCGAAAGAGATGCTGATAATGATCTTTCATTAGATAAAGCTATTTTAGAGAACGAGCTTTGGACTAAACTTCGTATTGACCCTAAAAGTTTACCAATTGGTAATCTACAAATTATTCCTTCTTTAGAATACTTTCGTTTAACTCATAGGCCAACTAAAGCTTATAAAGCTAAAGCAACTTTAACAAAAGGAAGTTATACTATTGAATATCCCGATTTACAACGTACACTAGTAATTTCATTTAATGAAGTTTTTCCTTATGATGTTTCTGGATGGACAGAAACATCTCAACGAAGAGGAAAAACACTAATAACAACAGCGACAAAAAAAGTAACAATAAAATCTCCTTATTGGGGTAAAAACAGCCCTAAAGATGAAGCTTTAAGAGAAGTACTTCAACTTAATTAA
- a CDS encoding cytochrome C biogenesis protein, whose protein sequence is MLKKLSNILFSTRLTGILFIVFAAAMATGTFMDAGQDTSPTPYSRNLIYNTWWFEGIMFMFMVNFCGNIFRYRLFRKEKWSVLILHLSFIFILLGAFITRYIGFEGVMSIREGATENTFLSRNTYITAYVDGDYYVDGVQQRLPIYKEVDFSPRLKNKFKYKTNYNGQPIIIELQDFIAGAEEDIVESDSGDSYLKIVESAGGQPHNHFLKVGDIASIHNVLYALNKPTNGAVNITYTDSTLTIQSPYEGDYLVMATQQQGTVVKDSVQPLRLRSLYTIGNQSLVFPKPVVRGKFAVVKKSERLKNDEDGVILKITANGETKTVGLVGSQGRDNAFKEIKIGGLDFAFKYGSRVQKLPFDVKLNDFIADKQPGTENVFSAFASEVTIIDSKEGDYDYRIFMNNILDHQGYRFFQNAFDPDELGTILSVNHDAWGTRITYLGYLLLYFGLMAIMFAKNTRFDYLRNQLEKIKSKKSKLLSVILIAFALNSQAQEQHSANDGHDHSSNPVARIAPDKTVVDSILKANIPPKSEADKFGRLVIQDLGGRMMPINTYASELLRKLSKSDTYEDIEANQVFLSIQESPILWYNVPVIYLKNKKADTVRDIIGIEYSQKYATLADFFTDDGVYKLEPYRREAYETAPHLRNGYQKEFIEADERVNLLYNSIEGRYLKLFPIPDHENNKWVSALENQETDYQISDSLYDKFINTGFKAYLYMLNQGKTTGDFTESQRLLEAVKRTQLKYGGEVMLSDKKIDTEIQYNKYDIFKKLFSWYMYAGTLMFIFLIVQIFKDRSKAISISVKIFKYIIIGLFALHTLGLIARWYISGHAPWSDAYESMIYVAWATMLFGLLFGRKSEITIAATAFVTSMILMIAHWNWMDPAIANLQPVLDSYWLMIHVAVIVGSYGPFTLAMILGIVGLFLMLLTNKTNKDKMWLNIKELTIINEMSMTVGLVMLTIGNFLGGMWANESWGRYWGWDPKETWALISIMIYAFVLHMRLIPGLRGRFGFNLMSIFAFASIMMTYFGVNFYLAGLHSYAKDDQEISVLYAGISVAVIALIAFFAYRKYKLYFSKT, encoded by the coding sequence ATGTTGAAAAAACTTTCCAATATTCTGTTTTCCACTCGACTTACTGGTATTTTATTTATTGTTTTTGCGGCTGCAATGGCTACAGGAACATTCATGGATGCAGGGCAAGATACTTCTCCAACACCTTACTCTAGAAACTTAATTTACAATACCTGGTGGTTTGAAGGTATTATGTTTATGTTTATGGTTAATTTTTGTGGTAATATTTTTCGCTACCGTTTATTTAGAAAAGAAAAATGGTCTGTTTTAATATTACATTTATCTTTCATTTTTATTTTATTAGGTGCATTTATTACACGCTATATTGGATTTGAAGGCGTGATGAGTATTAGAGAAGGTGCAACAGAAAATACTTTTTTAAGCCGAAACACATATATCACTGCTTATGTAGATGGAGATTATTATGTTGATGGCGTACAACAGCGTTTACCCATTTATAAAGAAGTTGATTTTTCACCTCGTCTAAAAAACAAGTTTAAATATAAAACAAATTATAACGGGCAACCAATTATCATAGAACTACAAGATTTTATAGCTGGTGCCGAGGAGGATATTGTTGAAAGTGATTCTGGAGATTCATATTTAAAAATAGTTGAATCTGCTGGAGGACAACCTCATAATCATTTTTTAAAAGTTGGTGATATTGCTAGTATTCATAATGTTTTGTACGCATTAAACAAACCTACAAATGGCGCGGTAAATATAACTTATACAGATAGTACATTAACAATTCAATCTCCTTATGAAGGAGATTATTTAGTAATGGCAACGCAACAACAGGGCACTGTAGTAAAAGATAGCGTGCAGCCTTTGCGATTAAGATCCTTATATACTATTGGGAATCAGTCCTTAGTGTTTCCAAAACCTGTAGTAAGAGGCAAATTTGCTGTCGTAAAAAAATCAGAACGTCTTAAAAATGATGAAGATGGAGTTATATTAAAGATAACTGCAAATGGAGAAACTAAAACTGTAGGTCTTGTTGGTAGCCAAGGTAGAGATAATGCATTTAAAGAAATTAAAATAGGTGGATTAGATTTTGCATTTAAATATGGTTCAAGAGTACAGAAATTACCTTTTGATGTAAAGTTGAATGATTTTATTGCAGATAAACAACCAGGGACAGAAAATGTGTTTTCTGCCTTCGCTAGTGAAGTAACTATTATAGATAGTAAAGAAGGAGATTATGATTATCGCATTTTTATGAATAATATTTTAGATCATCAAGGCTATCGTTTTTTTCAAAATGCATTCGATCCAGATGAATTAGGAACAATTTTATCGGTTAATCATGATGCTTGGGGAACCAGAATTACATATTTAGGATATTTGCTATTATATTTTGGGTTAATGGCCATTATGTTTGCTAAAAACACACGTTTTGATTATTTGAGAAATCAACTAGAAAAAATAAAATCTAAAAAATCAAAACTGCTTTCGGTAATACTTATTGCATTTGCACTAAACAGCCAGGCACAAGAGCAACACAGTGCAAATGATGGCCATGATCATAGTAGTAACCCTGTTGCAAGAATTGCACCAGATAAAACGGTTGTTGATTCTATCTTAAAAGCTAACATACCTCCTAAATCTGAAGCTGATAAATTTGGAAGACTTGTTATACAGGACCTTGGTGGGCGAATGATGCCTATAAATACATATGCTTCAGAATTATTACGAAAATTAAGTAAAAGTGATACTTATGAAGATATTGAAGCAAATCAGGTGTTTTTATCCATTCAGGAAAGTCCAATATTATGGTATAATGTTCCAGTCATTTATTTAAAGAACAAAAAAGCAGACACTGTTAGAGATATTATTGGAATTGAGTATTCTCAAAAATATGCAACTCTAGCCGATTTTTTTACTGATGATGGTGTATATAAATTAGAACCTTACAGAAGGGAAGCTTATGAAACTGCTCCTCATCTAAGAAACGGATATCAAAAAGAATTTATTGAAGCAGATGAGCGTGTTAATTTACTGTATAATAGTATTGAAGGGCGTTATTTAAAATTATTTCCAATTCCAGATCATGAAAACAATAAATGGGTTTCTGCATTAGAAAATCAAGAGACTGATTATCAAATTAGTGATTCTCTATATGACAAGTTTATAAATACTGGATTTAAAGCTTATTTGTATATGCTTAATCAAGGTAAAACTACAGGAGATTTTACTGAAAGTCAACGCTTGTTAGAAGCTGTAAAACGTACACAGCTTAAGTATGGAGGAGAAGTGATGTTAAGTGATAAAAAGATAGATACAGAAATACAATATAATAAATACGATATTTTTAAAAAACTCTTTAGTTGGTATATGTATGCAGGTACATTAATGTTTATCTTTTTAATTGTTCAGATTTTTAAAGATAGAAGTAAAGCTATAAGTATAAGCGTAAAGATCTTTAAGTATATTATTATTGGGTTATTTGCATTGCATACTTTAGGACTAATTGCAAGGTGGTATATTTCTGGTCATGCACCATGGAGTGATGCTTATGAGTCAATGATATATGTAGCTTGGGCAACGATGTTATTTGGATTGCTTTTTGGTAGAAAAAGTGAAATCACAATTGCAGCCACAGCGTTTGTAACTTCTATGATTTTAATGATTGCACATTGGAATTGGATGGATCCTGCCATTGCAAATTTACAACCAGTTTTAGATAGTTACTGGTTAATGATACACGTTGCAGTTATTGTAGGGAGTTATGGGCCATTTACATTAGCAATGATTTTAGGTATAGTTGGATTATTCTTAATGTTACTAACTAATAAAACTAATAAGGATAAGATGTGGCTCAATATCAAAGAGCTTACAATTATTAATGAAATGTCTATGACTGTTGGTTTGGTAATGCTAACTATCGGAAACTTTTTAGGAGGTATGTGGGCTAACGAAAGTTGGGGGCGTTATTGGGGTTGGGACCCTAAAGAAACTTGGGCATTAATAAGTATTATGATTTATGCATTTGTGTTACATATGCGTTTAATTCCTGGGTTACGAGGGCGTTTTGGATTTAATTTAATGTCTATTTTTGCTTTTGCGAGTATTATGATGACATATTTTGGTGTAAACTTCTATCTTGCTGGACTACATTCTTATGCAAAAGATGACCAAGAGATAAGTGTTTTATACGCAGGTATTTCTGTTGCCGTAATTGCTCTTATTGCATTTTTTGCTTATAGAAAATACAAACTATATTTTAGTAAAACATAG
- a CDS encoding MATE family efflux transporter, giving the protein MHSKSKISIKQFLQYFKIAFSGKEQEFTSGSIRRAVFMLSIPMILEMLMESIFALVDTFYVSRVSVNAVATIGLTESVITLVYAVAIGLSMAATAIVARRVGEKNVKGASQAAVQVIILGISIAAIISTIGILYSKEILGLMGAEEDLIAEGYGYTKILLGGNVTIMLLFLINAIFRGAGNASIAMWTLILSNGLNIILDPIFIFGLGPIPAYGVEGAAIATTIGRGSAVIFQLLALFYGWSKIKIAFADLKIKLSIMLNLVRVSLGGIGQFLIATSSWVFLMRIMSEFGSDVVAGYTIAIRVMMFTLMPSWGMSNAAATLVGQNLGAQKPERAEQSVWKTGKYNAIFMGIVSVIYIVFSTQIISLFNNSPEVVKSGSLCLKVIAAGYIFYAYGMVVIQSFNGAGDTKTPTYINFICFWMFQLPFAYIVAITFEAGPKGVFWAITLAEILIAVIGIIWFRKGKWKLVKV; this is encoded by the coding sequence ATGCATTCAAAAAGCAAAATATCAATAAAACAATTTCTTCAATATTTTAAAATAGCTTTTTCTGGAAAAGAGCAAGAATTTACATCAGGAAGCATACGTCGGGCAGTATTTATGCTATCTATACCGATGATTCTTGAAATGCTTATGGAATCTATTTTCGCACTAGTAGATACATTTTACGTTTCTCGTGTTAGTGTAAATGCAGTTGCAACTATAGGGTTAACAGAATCTGTAATTACTTTAGTATATGCTGTAGCGATTGGTTTGAGTATGGCCGCTACAGCAATTGTAGCTAGACGTGTAGGAGAAAAGAATGTTAAAGGAGCTTCTCAGGCTGCTGTACAAGTAATTATATTAGGAATAAGTATTGCTGCTATTATTAGCACTATTGGTATTCTCTATTCTAAAGAAATCTTAGGATTAATGGGTGCTGAAGAAGACCTTATTGCCGAAGGGTATGGATATACTAAAATACTCTTGGGAGGTAATGTTACCATTATGCTTTTATTTTTGATAAATGCCATTTTTAGAGGTGCAGGAAATGCTTCTATTGCCATGTGGACTTTAATATTATCAAATGGTTTAAACATTATATTAGACCCCATATTTATTTTTGGATTAGGTCCTATTCCTGCTTATGGTGTTGAAGGAGCAGCTATTGCAACTACAATAGGTAGAGGGTCTGCTGTTATATTTCAATTACTTGCTTTATTTTATGGATGGAGTAAAATTAAAATTGCATTTGCAGATCTTAAGATTAAGTTAAGCATTATGCTTAATTTAGTACGAGTATCTTTAGGTGGTATTGGTCAATTTTTAATAGCAACATCTAGTTGGGTGTTTTTAATGCGTATTATGAGTGAATTTGGTAGTGATGTAGTCGCTGGATATACCATAGCCATTCGAGTAATGATGTTTACATTAATGCCTTCATGGGGAATGAGTAATGCTGCTGCAACTTTGGTGGGGCAAAATTTAGGAGCTCAAAAACCCGAACGAGCAGAACAGAGTGTTTGGAAAACTGGAAAATATAATGCCATTTTTATGGGTATTGTATCTGTTATTTATATAGTGTTCTCTACTCAAATTATTAGTTTATTTAATAATAGTCCAGAAGTGGTAAAATCTGGAAGTTTGTGCTTGAAGGTGATTGCTGCAGGTTATATTTTTTATGCTTATGGAATGGTAGTAATTCAATCATTTAATGGAGCAGGTGATACAAAAACACCAACTTATATCAACTTTATATGTTTTTGGATGTTTCAATTACCCTTTGCATATATAGTTGCAATTACATTTGAAGCTGGCCCTAAAGGGGTTTTTTGGGCCATAACACTCGCCGAAATATTAATAGCAGTAATAGGAATTATATGGTTTCGAAAAGGAAAGTGGAAGCTAGTGAAGGTGTAA
- a CDS encoding group III truncated hemoglobin → MIKKDIKTREDVFLLVSSFYKKVRNDSVLGPFFNTTIKDWDAHFELLTTFWESSLFLKTKYLGNPMEAHIKVDKVHNNTITELHFGLWLNLWFQTIDELFEGDYAENAKRRARKMGTFLYLKIFEAR, encoded by the coding sequence ATGATTAAAAAAGATATTAAAACGCGAGAGGATGTATTTTTATTAGTGAGTTCATTCTATAAAAAAGTAAGAAACGATAGTGTTTTGGGACCTTTTTTTAATACTACTATTAAAGATTGGGATGCACATTTTGAGCTTTTAACTACATTTTGGGAATCAAGTTTGTTTTTAAAAACAAAATATTTAGGAAACCCTATGGAGGCTCATATTAAAGTAGATAAAGTTCATAATAACACAATCACAGAATTACATTTTGGACTTTGGCTTAACCTTTGGTTTCAAACAATTGATGAGCTTTTTGAAGGAGATTATGCTGAAAATGCAAAACGTAGAGCTCGAAAAATGGGAACATTTTTATATTTAAAAATATTTGAAGCTAGATAA
- a CDS encoding DUF2520 domain-containing protein → MINTVIIGAGNVATHLFNAFYNAKNISVSQWYARNLNDIQVFSNKTAITDKLSDLNDADIYIIAVSDDAIASLSSKLPFSNKLIAHTSGSVGLPDLNNKNHRSVFYPLQTFSKTAEIDFSEVPICIEIERKADLNLLKTLANEIGSPFYKVNSEQRSALHLAAVFVNNFSNQLYRIGHEITEASNVEFDILKPLIKETARKIEGLSPFMAQTGPAKRNDKKTIQKHLSALTNKKHKAVYELMTKSIQDTYGKKL, encoded by the coding sequence ATGATAAACACCGTCATAATAGGCGCAGGAAACGTTGCAACGCATTTATTTAATGCTTTTTACAATGCAAAAAACATATCTGTTTCGCAATGGTATGCTCGTAATTTAAATGATATTCAAGTTTTTTCTAATAAAACAGCAATCACAGATAAATTATCTGATTTGAATGATGCAGATATTTATATTATTGCTGTTAGTGATGATGCCATTGCGTCGTTATCGTCTAAGCTTCCATTTAGTAATAAACTTATAGCACATACCTCTGGAAGTGTAGGTTTACCTGATCTAAATAATAAAAATCATCGTAGTGTATTTTATCCATTACAAACATTTTCAAAAACAGCAGAAATAGATTTTTCTGAAGTTCCGATTTGCATAGAAATTGAACGAAAAGCAGATCTTAATCTTCTAAAAACTTTAGCTAATGAAATTGGCAGTCCTTTTTATAAAGTGAACTCAGAACAACGCAGTGCTTTACATCTCGCTGCTGTGTTTGTCAATAATTTTAGTAATCAGCTCTATCGTATTGGGCATGAGATCACAGAAGCCTCAAATGTAGAATTTGATATATTAAAACCTTTAATTAAAGAAACAGCTCGTAAAATAGAAGGATTATCTCCTTTTATGGCACAAACTGGGCCTGCAAAGCGTAACGATAAAAAAACAATTCAAAAGCATTTAAGTGCTTTAACCAATAAAAAACATAAAGCTGTTTATGAGCTTATGACAAAATCAATACAAGATACTTATGGCAAAAAGTTATAA